The stretch of DNA GCTGGGCATTCTGGCCGGTGAACAGATCGTGCCGATTGCCCGCCGCGCGATTCAGGGTCAGGATGTCGCCTGCTATATCCGCGGCAATTGCGCCGATCATGTTCTGGGCCAATTGCCCGGAAGTCCCGATAAAAACCAGTCCTGACCAAAACTGACCCCCTTCCCCCCCAACCGGAGCCTTCCCCCCATGGCCGACCTGATCATCACCAACGCCAAGGTTTCCACCCTTGACCGCGAAAACCCGGATGCCGAAGCCATCGCCATCCGCGACGGCAAATTCCTGGCCGTGGGCAGCGAAAAGGATGTGCGCGCCGCCGTCCTGCCCGATGCGCAGGTGATCGATGCGGGCCGCCGCCGCGTGATCCCCGGCCTGATCGACAGCCATATGCACATCATCCGGGGCGGGCTGAATTTCAACATGGAGCTGCGTTGGGACGGCGTGCCCTCGC from Novosphingobium humi encodes:
- a CDS encoding XapX domain-containing protein, which translates into the protein MKLYLLSVGAGLLVGVIYSLLGVRSPAPPIIALVGLLGILAGEQIVPIARRAIQGQDVACYIRGNCADHVLGQLPGSPDKNQS